The Plasmodium falciparum 3D7 genome assembly, chromosome: 12 genome contains the following window.
caatgaaaagaaaaaagatgagcaaattgaaaatataaagaaacaaTCATCAAATAAAACGGTGGCCTTTAAAATGGATAAGGACGATCCAAATAAGAGTAacaaatgtgtatatatatatatatatatatatatatatatatatatctatatatatgtatatatatctatatatatatatatttttgttttcatatatttatatatatttttcgtGTGTACTTGGATTTTTTTTCAGACCAACCAAATGATAAGACCAAGAATAAAGATAATGGAAATAAGGAAGGAGAaagttttaataaaatacaaaacgAAATAATCAATGAATTTAATTCCtttttaaatgaagaaaatgatgtCATGtattttgataaaataaatggacATAAATATCtggaatttaaaaataatgtgaGTGATGGAAATTCTGCGTTGTGGGAAAATTTAATTAAGAAAAGTAATTTTTATCAAATCAAAGAGGAttttgaaaattataataaaattatgaaacaacaagaagaaaatgaacaTGATAAAGGAAATGAAGAAAAGACTTTAGGAGATTTATTAGgtatgaataaatatgaatcaataaaaaataaaaatattaaagatcTAAAAAGTACTACACTCAATACAGACGATTTTTGTCATATCatcaaaaattttaatattaataatatgaatggtCATGTTAATTTAGAAAATTATCCActcaatattaataataaagataatcaTTTTGTTGCCGATAATTTGGTTCAACCAACAAATACACTTAATGTATTTCCAGATACAAATATTAAACTGGATAATAAGCAAGAAGAAAATGGTGCTTTGAATCctcttaataaatattttactatgcatgataatatatattatatacaaaaggctatacttaaaaataattcGGTGCTTTATAAGGACGACAATATTGAGGTATGTTttgaaaataaaaggaaatatatgtctttatgtatatatgttaaggtatatatatatatatatatatgtatatttatttatacccTTTGTAGATATCTCTAGATCAATATTACTATGACTTGAATGGACTtgtgaaaatttttttaaaaaacaaaaagataGTTAATTGCTATGATGTTGATATACAAATTTCAAACAAAATGCTTTTTCccttaaaaatgaaatttttaaattttgaaaaaacCTTGTCAATGAATTCGACAAATTGTTATGTAATATAGGAAtagaatgataataatattatatgtatattataaaaaaaaaaaaaaaatgatgtattatatatatatatatatatatatatatatatatatatatatatatatatataaatatataaatatatttatttttttttattaggaAATAGCTGTAAAgtgtttacatatatataaaggattCCCCCTAATAAAAGTGTCGTATAGGTAACACAAAAAGggaatatacataaatataaataaataaatatatatatatatatatatatatgtgcatatgCTTAATTTCCTTTTGTCATTAGAATGCAAGACATGTTTAAGAAGACCATCGAGTTAAGACTTCCTATACCTATAACGAAgtatatgaagaaaatggaAATTTCGAAAGATGTGTTTAATAAATTCTggagtaataataattttaatgaatataaaaaagaaaaaattattaataaaagtgATATAGTGGACAATGAATTGATTGTTATGGATTCCTGTTTGGTATGTTTATACGGCATATGAAAACATAATttgttatgtatatatatatatatatatttatattgttttattttattttattttatttttttattttaggGTGGAGCCCTTGGATTGTGTTACGTAGaaaatatgatttatttatgtgGTTGTTACACTAACAGTTCTGCAGGTCACGAAAATTATTTTGTGCTTGTCGGTATAGagatgataaagaaaaaattgagAATCGTGTGTAAATCAAATAACCCTACCTTATCATCtgctattttatttttaatcgTGCTGATGCACAAGAAACATGAGACGTAAAACCATGAGAGAAGAGTCATTAAAAATTTGTTAATAAAATggatacatttatattttataaattagtaattcttatacatacatacatatatatatatatgtatatgttatattttattgtattatattattttgtttaatgtttcttttttcttttttttttttttttttaagtttttaaatatatatatatatatatatttaaccattcatatattttttttttgtgtattttttttttttttttttttttttgtttttgttaaatatattataaaaacatttttaatttgtgaATTAACTTTCATATAAATCATTAtacaaagaaatatttttatgttcacAAAAATACCATGGGTCTTATTTTTAGTagtacaaatataatatacatatattgatAATTCGTAATTATAGGTTTATAGAAccattatataattacagttgttttgtatttaaattgttatatatacaaatatatgtttctttGTACAATTTTAGTTATTTTCttgatattttaaattgttattatatattaatgttatGCATATATGTGCCCccaatatataattacatacatatatttatgtacatatatatttatgatttatatataccctaatttgattattataatatatatatatatatatatatatatatatgtatttactGATCGaaagaaggaaaaaagaaaatgaatgttattattttttataagactataatttattttttacttattgagaataataataataatagaaaaaaaattctatacttgtaattttttttacatgaACAAATATTAAGTATACCTGAACGGTTAAGAATTatgaatctttttttttttttttttttttttttttccttaaaaAAACCTTAACACACATAAACTATAATTTAAtcaaacaaaaattatataacattatttatatatacatatatatatatatatatatttgtatattcttGTAATAATAGACGGTCTTTCACATCCaattaacaataaaaataattgaaagaaggaaaataaaacatgGTACATTTAAcaacatttatttttcaaataaataacaaaacaaaccttttttaattgtataagttttcatttattatagattttttcttatatatatatataaaataacatacAAAGAATTGATGACGGAAATATAAACTGTGtgaatataagaataatatatacaagtgtacaacaaaaataaataaataaataaataaataaatatatatatatatatatatatatatataaaataacgctatggtatattttttatattttatttatttttttttttatttaatatatatatatatatatatatatatagtctattaatatatttttttttttttacctgaacaatattttattttagctttctgaaaaaaaaaaatatatatatttttttttaaatattatttatttttttttttaataatttaaggtaaagggaaaaaaaaaaaaaaaaaaaaaaaaaaaaactataataataaataataaaataaaataacaacaatatattaattataaaaaaaaatatatatatatatatatattcataaacatattaatttatatattataaagctCTTGTCATTTTGCACACACACATGTATAGGTTATTAGcttttaatgaatatatgaatcatttatataaaaaaaaaaaaaaaaaaaaaaaaattaaaacccaaaataattatgtacatatttttaaatatatctcatatatatatgaatatataattgttcatttaaaatatgtaaatatatatatatatatatatatatgtttttttttttgatatgttgtattatacatataaatatgtatataaatatataaatttttttttttttttttttcttcatattatttCTAAAAAGTCTCCAACCTTGTGTTTATAGCCGTtgttaataattaatatatgtatgtttaattcaaaaaaaaaaagaaaaaaaaaaaaaaaaaaaaaaaagaaaataatatatatatatatatatatatatatatgaagaacatattatatatacatatatatatgtatatatatttttaaattaaattatctttattcttttattttttttttttacctaaatttatatgtaccttttaaaaaaaaaaaaaaaaaaaaaagaaaaaaaaaagtgtttcattatatatatatatatatatatatatatttatatttatataatagtagCGATAAAaaggttatatattttaaagcactcaatatatataatatatatatatatatatatatatatatatatatatatatatatatatatagctgGTCCTGAAATTAACATTTTAGTGttttccttattattattttttttttttttttttttgttcaatttaaaattttattttaattaacttttattttatcccTTGTTGTATTCAATATTTAGgtatattctatatatatatatatatatatatttttttttttttttttatataaataatttgcGTTATAGTCATAAGATTGTAAAAATGAAACAAGAATGCAATGTATGTTATTTTAACTTGCCTGACCCAGAGTCCACCTTAGGTCCATATGATAatgaattaaattatttcacTTGGGGACCAGGATTTGAATATGAACCTGAACCACAAAGAAAGCCATTGTCAATTGAAGAAAGTTTTGAAAACTCTGAAGAATCCGAAGAATCAGTTGCTGACATACAACAACTTGAAGAAAAAGTAGATGAAAGTGATGTGAGGatttattttaatgaaaAGAGTAGTGGTGGGAAAATAAGTATAGACAATGCATCTTACAATGCTCGAAAGTTAGGTTTAGCTCCATCAAGTATCgatgaaaagaaaattaaagaattatatgGAGATAACTTaacatatgaacaatatttaGAATATTTGTCTATATGTGTCCATGATAAAGATAATGTAGAAGAACTTATTAAAATGTTTGCACACTTTGATAATAATTGTACTGGTTACTTAACTAAGAgccaaatgaaaaatattcttaCAACTTGGGGTGATGCATTAACGGATCAAGAAGCCATAGATGCTCTTAATGCCTTTTCATCAGAAGATAACATTGATTACAAATTATTCTGTGAAgatatattacaataaataaaaaattaataaaataaataaaattaagtaaaaaaaaaaaataaagtaaaataaaataaaatgggtATAtctcacatatatatatatatatatatatatatatatatccatttaTTTAGTTGTTtataattgttattattcagatacattttttttttaattttataatgttgttattatacgatgtggtatatatatatatatatatgtaccttCAGAAGatgcaaaaatatatatttatatatatatatatatatatatatatatatgtactaaccttttaaaatatatattatcttcatcttAATGTTTAAATCTCcgcttttatatatattatgtattactTTGTTATTTTTGTCTACACTGTTTGTTTGttgtcatatttatattacttttaaattttatgaataagacaaaagacaaaaaaaaaaaaaaaaaccaaaagaaaattaattattgcataatgttatatatttgttatattatacattttatactttttatttttttgcttCTTTTTTACGTTAACATTTTATactaaaattaaaaatgatatatggtccttcattttattaatatcttaCCCTACggtttattttataaaatgttgATATGTAAGTTAATACATATGAAtgaatgaaattaaaaagaaagaaaaaaaaaaaaaaaaaaaaaaaaacatatatatatttattaatagggacttttaaaagatacaataatgaataaataaataaataaataaataaataaataaataaatatatatatatatatatatatatatatgcatatatttatatgtgtagtttttttttttttttttaatattttaaatagttaaattaataaatataaaatatgaattattagCATGTTaacatatgaaaaatgaacTGCTCTTATGTTAATAATTAAAAGGACACCCATTGGGgttataaatgataatacactaaaaaaaaaaaaaaaaaaaaagaaagaaattaattatatgaaaaaaatagaataagAAATATGTGAAATGTGctaatttaaaaatgatcatcacataaaatattatattatttaaatatttatatatatatatatatatatatatatatatgtttttttttttttttttttttttcttttaatttaaaagaatatgaaattttttaaagacggtcatttttaataatctAATTGAATAAGAAACCAATAAAAATCtgcatatacatataaggACAAATTAATAGGGTGATCTGGGGATGCTCTACCTTGTCCGacaatttttacatttttattagttTCAACAAATGAcgtattaattatattaatataatcttGATATGAACATAATTTTGTTGTAAAGGTTATTAATATGAGTCCATTGGGGGCCACACAATTTTGAGCCAAACGAATTAAATCGATATATCGTTTGGTTCCAGATTCAAGAAATTTTGATTTCGGAATTAAATTAGGTGGgtctaatattattatgtcaAATAATTGTTTACAATTTTTCAAGAACTCTAAAGCATCTTgacataaaaatgatatattacaATTTGTGTTATCTATACTACTATTATATTCTCGATTggatatattttgattattagtATCATTTTGTGAACTATTCATTttaacattatattttaaattgttCAGGTTGGCTGATTTTATGGCTAGTTCAACAAAATAGCTATTTTTTTCAACACAGATAACATATTTGGCATTTCCAATTTTTGAACATTGAATACCAAAGCAACCTACATAAGAAAAGAGATCAAGAACTTGTTTCTGATTTGCATAATTACACACAAGTTTTCTCAATTCTTTTCTATTAAAAAACCAACCAGTGTTTGGagaatttattaaatcaattaaaaaaaaacatttattttctattagCCTGACTTGTTCAGGTACTTTTCCAAACAGTACTTTTTTGTAAAtttctaatttttcatttaatctCTCTTTAATATCATTTCTAAAAATGATGGCTTTTGGATTTAGTAGTTCTAGAATAGCATGATTAATATTGTAAGCAAGCATTTCACATCCTAATGTAATATGTtgtattgaaaaaaaatcatcATATCTGTCTATAATAAGACCTGGAATATTATCACCTTCTGCATTAATTAATCTATAACAAAGTTTAGGATTGAGTGTAtgatatgtgtatgtatgtatatgatTTTCTgttgaattatttattttattttgttgctcatcaaaattaataaattcttttatgttttcattatttacattatgaGAGGAAGAAtgtatatcattttcttGATTTTCATGATTTGTCATTAATTTATATCTCCATTGTAaagaatttttaattttttctataaaaaaattaatatttattgaaAAAAGAGTATTGTTACTAATAATCCTTGCGCTAATTAAAGAATAAGGATTAAATGTAGCTACTCCGAAAGattcatttttcatattctttaCATTAACTAAGACGAaaggatttttttttaattcttctaaattttgtatttcattactatatataaatggaatatttctttttaaccTTTTATCatgtgtgttttttttttttttttttttattattattactattattatgagACGTTTCTACGTTATCTTCATGTTcatgttcatatatttcttcatcTTTCAGATATAAAATAGGCCTACTATTTACACAATCTATATATTCTTCATAGTGATATTTATAAAGCTCTTCTTTAaattttgtgttttttttaaatttatcttTATTCTTTTCAAAAGGGGGGCTTAcatattcttttcttttctgtTCATATAGGACACTTGAAAAAGGTTGACGTTTTATGAATCCTTTCcatgttttaataatatgtactTTTAGCATtctaatatttacataatatatagaaatataaaggtaatatatatatatatatatatatatatattataagtgatatatgagaaaaataaaacacatacaacaaatatgtataaaaaaattacaaaataaatatttaatggttattttataacatacatgtatatatattttgtatgtatgttttttttataaactatgcattttaacaaaaaaaaaaaaaaaaaaaaaaaaaaaaaaaaaaaaaatacaaaatggaATCacttatataattacatatatgggagatacttttattttttagaataatgaaaatattataatttgtaaAATTTTAGAAGgctatattaatataaaatatatatatatatatatatatatatatatataaattttttttttttttttttttctcttcataaaaaaaaaaaataatttgagAATATTATCATCTATATACATTCAAATAAAGGAGCATACTTTTAGCAATggattttaaaatataatcattAATTTATTCATCCATATTTTTCTAGAAttagctttttttttttttttttttcttcttttttttgaagaaataaatgaaaattgtttttaattataacataATGGTAAGGatatgaattataaaaaaaatatattatatatatatatataatatatatatatatattattaattataataataagaaaaatgtaaaattgaaagaatataatattaatcttGTATTTGATAGGTTtagagaaaataatatttttttacaaaacaaaaaataattcctataatttatatatatatatatatatattattattattattatatatttttattttttaatgttgTACAATGTTGTTTAATCAAAGGGAAACATCTTGTTAATTTTGTTCCCATAATCAGCCCGTTTTTCAtct
Protein-coding sequences here:
- a CDS encoding clathrin adaptor domain-containing protein, putative, whose amino-acid sequence is MAICKGKYKNAGSTSDQLLFQNCCESTEYLNLYFKDLKDYLIRYNKFEELYNYCYNVLTNVQNNSPLSRITSLKVANLGVIINEKNVSYLVNKDILKYAYKILKRNKEGKNKKFATYFGDITNIERNILSRECEYLFRNLSHINIVKNTKEEKYINNLKNKIEKNKISIPQKANDSLSYVLILSDFNKCKREILDCLDNEFVNHNKLDSVYSSYVMLLKELKEKTVKFLQNGDYHLYCNFHDEIQEEHEINIRYESYLESFTSNKSEKKELKPINKQNTLKSEGEKKNKLMNVNSNVSSTCTENNNVDVFFPKCHNNNEISLKNNNNSNNSENKSLSKNLSSTFTTFAMSLNKKIFNDKSDQNEKHDNEKDNLDMLKINEQGKADDIDKTKKEKTEENEIENIDNEKKKDEQIENIKKQSSNKTVAFKMDKDDPNKNQPNDKTKNKDNGNKEGESFNKIQNEIINEFNSFLNEENDVMYFDKINGHKYLEFKNNVSDGNSALWENLIKKSNFYQIKEDFENYNKIMKQQEENEHDKGNEEKTLGDLLGMNKYESIKNKNIKDLKSTTLNTDDFCHIIKNFNINNMNGHVNLENYPLNINNKDNHFVADNLVQPTNTLNVFPDTNIKLDNKQEENGALNPLNKYFTMHDNIYYIQKAILKNNSVLYKDDNIEISLDQYYYDLNGLVKIFLKNKKIVNCYDVDIQISNKMLFPLKMKFLNFEKTLSMNSTNCYEIAVKCLHIYKGFPLIKVSYRMQDMFKKTIELRLPIPITKYMKKMEISKDVFNKFWSNNNFNEYKKEKIINKSDIVDNELIVMDSCLGGALGLCYVENMIYLCGCYTNSSAGHENYFVLVGIEMIKKKLRIVCKSNNPTLSSAILFLIVLMHKKHET
- a CDS encoding myosin A tail domain interacting protein, with translation MKQECNVCYFNLPDPESTLGPYDNELNYFTWGPGFEYEPEPQRKPLSIEESFENSEESEESVADIQQLEEKVDESDVRIYFNEKSSGGKISIDNASYNARKLGLAPSSIDEKKIKELYGDNLTYEQYLEYLSICVHDKDNVEELIKMFAHFDNNCTGYLTKSQMKNILTTWGDALTDQEAIDALNAFSSEDNIDYKLFCEDILQ
- a CDS encoding methyltransferase, putative, with the translated sequence MLKVHIIKTWKGFIKRQPFSSVLYEQKRKEYVSPPFEKNKDKFKKNTKFKEELYKYHYEEYIDCVNSRPILYLKDEEIYEHEHEDNVETSHNNSNNNKKKKKKNTHDKRLKRNIPFIYSNEIQNLEELKKNPFVLVNVKNMKNESFGVATFNPYSLISARIISNNTLFSININFFIEKIKNSLQWRYKLMTNHENQENDIHSSSHNVNNENIKEFINFDEQQNKINNSTENHIHTYTYHTLNPKLCYRLINAEGDNIPGLIIDRYDDFFSIQHITLGCEMLAYNINHAILELLNPKAIIFRNDIKERLNEKLEIYKKVLFGKVPEQVRLIENKCFFLIDLINSPNTGWFFNRKELRKLVCNYANQKQVLDLFSYVGCFGIQCSKIGNAKYVICVEKNSYFVELAIKSANLNNLKYNVKMNSSQNDTNNQNISNREYNSSIDNTNCNISFLCQDALEFLKNCKQLFDIIILDPPNLIPKSKFLESGTKRYIDLIRLAQNCVAPNGLILITFTTKLCSYQDYINIINTSFVETNKNVKIVGQGRASPDHPINLSLYVYADFYWFLIQLDY